In the Pseudochaenichthys georgianus chromosome 1, fPseGeo1.2, whole genome shotgun sequence genome, one interval contains:
- the scpp7 gene encoding secretory calcium-binding phosphoprotein 7, translated as MKLFLLAACILGMAVCAPQQMYMEFDIVHAPAQAEHLIPAGAPADTLDVLLPVDAKGRPIAGLGRGFIKQDVSWPNVKGTREVYYPFGFDPPKPAPVVPAAPVVPVAPVAPVAPVVPAAPAVPAAPVQRIVAASKPAAEPSSDDDDDEDDD; from the exons ATGAAATTGTTCTTGCTTGCTGCCTGCATCCTTGGGATGGCAGTCTGCGCCCCT CAGCAGATGTACATGGAGTTTGACATCGTTCACGCTCCGGCTCAG GCAGAGCATCTTATTCCTGCTGGAGCCCCAGCTGATACACTGGACGTT CTGCTCCCGGTTGATGCCAAAGGAAGGCCTATTGCAGGACTT GGCCGTGGCTTCATTAAGCAAGACGTCTCCTGGCCGAACGTTAAAGGCACTAGAGAAGTG TACTACCCTTTCGGTTTTGACCCACCAAAACCTGCTCCTGTTGTTCCTGCTGCCCCTGTTgtacctgtggcccctgtggcccctgtggcccctgttgttcctgcagctcctgcagTTCCAGCTGCCCCTGTTCAACGCATCGTTGCTGCTAGTAAACCA GCTGCCGAACCCAGcagcgatgatgatgatgatgaggatgatgactAA